The following is a genomic window from Hymenobacter sp. APR13.
CGCCGAAGAAGTGCGCCAGCTGAATCGCCAGTGAGTCCACCTTCTGGTCGAACAGCTGGCGGTCCACCACGCTCGGGTCCCAGGCTACCCGGAAGAAGGGCAGCGAGGTAGCCATGATGCTTTTGCCGTCGTCGGCGAGGATGGTGCCGCGGGTGGCAAACACGGGCTGGTACACCACGCGGCGCTCCTGCTCCAGGGCGCGCCACTTCTCGCCTTCCTTGAACTGGATGTTGGAAATCTTCCAGACCACCGCGCACGAAAACAGGCAGACGCCCAAAAACGCCAGCCGTACGCGGGTAACGATGGATTTTTTAACGCTTCCTTTCATAGGGCAGTTAGCGGCGGCGAGGCGTGGTGGGTTCCGGCGTGGCCGGCTCCCCGGTGGCATCCGTCCCGATGGGCACGGGCGGCGCCCCCACCTCAATGGACAGCGAATCAAACGGCCCGACGGGGCCGGCGCGGCGCAGCGAGTCGCGCAGGGTGCGCGCCGCCAGCGAGTCGGCCGTCAGCACGGGCACCAGGTCCAGGGCGGCCTCGTCGAGGCGGCCGGCCGGCACTTCAATGCGGAACGGCGGCGAGGAGCTTTCCACCAGCCCGTAGGCGGCCACTTTGCGGGCTACCTCGCTTTGCTTGCTGGCTTCCATGTAGTCAGATTTCAAGGTCGTGTAGTCGGCGCGCAAATCTTCGGCCTCCATTTTCAGGCGCTGAATGCTGCGGTTCATGCGGGTGGCGTAGTGCGTGTTGCCGAT
Proteins encoded in this region:
- a CDS encoding FtsL-like putative cell division protein is translated as MAINTIKPVASQPRANVPRYVEPEPAPTPEPAPAPPTEPAPRAPNAAKAPRPAAPRNSWSVFSLLERLTRMDGLFREGLPVRYLPHVLFVMLLILIYIGNTHYATRMNRSIQRLKMEAEDLRADYTTLKSDYMEASKQSEVARKVAAYGLVESSSPPFRIEVPAGRLDEAALDLVPVLTADSLAARTLRDSLRRAGPVGPFDSLSIEVGAPPVPIGTDATGEPATPEPTTPRRR